A stretch of DNA from Candidatus Methylomirabilota bacterium:
CCGGCACCTGAGCGACGGCACCATCGACCTGGCGCTCATCCAGTACGACGCCGGTGCGGACTCGGCGGAAGCGCGCGCGTCGGGGGTGGAGCCGTGCATCCACCATTTCGGGGTCGAGGTCGAGGACGTCGACACGACGCGGAAGCGGCTGCTAGCGGCCGGCTGCCGGATGATCAGTGAGCCCGGCGTCGTCCCCATCAAGTTCCGCGACCCGGGCGGGGTCGTGGCCGAGATCGTACCCGAGGGGCGCTACCGGACGCCCGAGTGAGTCGAGTTCGGTGGGCGCGCGGCCCTGCCGGATACGAGCTCAGGCGCTCGCGGCCGCGGCCCTCCCGGCGCGCGGCGTCCGGGGCTCGCGTACCCGGGCGAGGAGCAACGCCAGCCCCACCAGGCCGAAGACCGCCGCGGTCGCGAACACGGCCGGGAACCCGACGCGGTCCGCCAGCAGGCCGGCGGCGAGAGGCGCCCCGGCCGAGAGCGGACCCAGCGCGGTGTTGGCGAGACCCAGGTAGGTCGGCCGGGCCCGCTCGTCGGGCGCGAACTCGAGGACGATGGTCCGCGCCGAGACGTGGATGGCCGCCAGATGGATGCCGACGAGCACGAAGACCGGCCCGAACGCCTCCACCGATGGCGCCGTCAAGGCGCCGAGGTTCCCGACCATCAGCGCGGCGATGCCGAGGGCGATCACCAGGCGGTGCCCGGCCCGGTCGGCCAGCCAGCCGAGCACGAGGTTGCCCACCGTCTGGCCACCGAGGAAGAGCATCGTGAAGAGGCCGACTCTCCACTCCGGCGCGCCGAAG
This window harbors:
- a CDS encoding VOC family protein, with the translated sequence MARIVHIALRVRDLEATTRFYEEVFGFRRVEEGRVRDHVSRHLSDGTIDLALIQYDAGADSAEARASGVEPCIHHFGVEVEDVDTTRKRLLAAGCRMISEPGVVPIKFRDPGGVVAEIVPEGRYRTPE